One window of Nicotiana tomentosiformis chromosome 11, ASM39032v3, whole genome shotgun sequence genomic DNA carries:
- the LOC104109065 gene encoding transmembrane 9 superfamily member 9-like, with protein MEVARPQLIHRWISVLVLICLFSYEAHCFYLPGVAPQDFQKGDPLMVKVNKLTSTKTQLPYSYYSLPYCKPEQIVDSAENLGEVLRGDRIENSPYEFHMREPQMCNVVCRTVLNAKTAKELKEKIEDEYRVNMILDNLPLVMPIKRPDLDTTVYQHGFHVGLKGQYAGSKEEKHFIHNHLTFTVKFHKDPQTDAARVVGFEVRPFSVKHEYDGEWNGKNRLTTCDPHAKRTVTSSDSPQEVEDKKEIIFTYDVEFEESDIKWASRWDTYLLMADDQIHWFSIVNSLMIVLFLSGMVAMIMLRTLYRDISKYNQLETQEEAQEETGWKLVHGDVFRPPINSDLLCVYVGTGVQFFGMTVVTMTFAVLGFLSPSNRGGLMTAMLLLWAFMGVFAGYASARLYKMYKGTEWKKITLKTALMFPGIVFVLFFVLNALIWGEKSSGAVPFGTMFALVFLWFGIAVPLVFVGSYVGFKKPAIEDPVKTNKIPRQIPEQAWYMNPVFSILIGGILPFGAVFIELFFILTSIWLQQFYYIFGFLFIVLVILIITCAEITIVLCYFQLCSEDYLWWWRSYLTSGSSALYLFLYAAFYFFTKLEITKPVSGMLYFGYMLIASYAFFVLTGTIGFYACFWFTRLIYSSVKID; from the exons GGTGACCCTCTGATGGTGAAAGTGAACAAGTTGACCTCTACAAAAACGCAGCTTCCTTATTCCTATTATTCCCTTCCTTACTGCAAGCCGGAACAAATTGTTGACAGTGCAGAGAATCTTGGTGAAGTTCTTCGTGGTGATCGTATTGAGAATTCCCCTTATGAG TTCCATATGAGAGAACCACAGATGTGCAATGTTGTATGCCGCACTGTTCTTAATGCAAAAACAGCAAAAGAGTTGAAAGAGAAGATTGAAGATGAATATCGGGTCAACAT GATTTTGGATAATCTTCCTCTTGTTATGCCCATAAAAAGGCCTGACCTGGACACTACAGTCTATCAGCATGGTTTTCATGTTGGTCTAAAGGGACAATATGCTGGA AGCAAGGAGGAGAAGCATTTTATCCATAATCATCTGACATTCACTGTCAAGTTTCACAAGGATCCACAAACTGATGCTGCGAGAGTTGTAGGATTTGAAGTGAGACCATTCAG TGTGAAACACGAATACGATGGGGAATGGAATGGCAAAAACCGGTTGACCACTTGTGATCCTCATGCCAAGCGTACTGTTACAAGTTCTGATTCTCCCCAAGAGGTTGAAGATAAGAAGGAAATCATCTTCACATATGATGTTGAATTTGAG GAAAGTGATATCAAGTGGGCATCAAGATGGGATACATATCTTTTAATGGCCGATGATCAGATCCACTGGTTTTCAATTGTTAACTCATTGATGATTGTTCTTTTCCTCTCGGGCATGGTAGCAATGATTATGTTGCGGACCCTCTACCGTGACATCTCCAAGTACAATCAGTTAGAGACCCAAGAAGAGGCTCAAGAAGAAACAGGATGGAAATTGGTCCATGGGGATGTTTTTAGGCCTCCAATTAACTCTGATCTGTTGTGTGTTTATGTTGGGACTGGTGTTCAGTTCTTTGGAATGACTGTAGTTACAATGACATTCGCTGTCCTCGGATTCTTATCCCCTTCAAATCGGGGAGGGTTGATGACAGCAATGTTGCTTCTCTGGGCATTCATGGGTGTTTTTGCTGGCTATGCCTCAGCCCGCCTTTACAAGATGTACAAAGGAACTGAGTGGAAGAAAATTACTCTTAAGACAGCACTCATGTTCCCCggcattgtttttgttcttttctttgtgTTGAATGCTCTAATTTGGGGAGAGAAATCATCTGGGGCAGTGCCATTTGGAACCATGTTTGCATTGGTATTCTTGTGGTTTGGCATCGCAGTGCCACTCGTTTTTGTTGGTAGTTATGTAGGTTTTAAGAAGCCAGCTATTGAGGATCCGGTGAAGACAAATAAGATCCCTCGACAGATACCAGAGCAAGCCTGGTACATGAATCCAGTTTTCTCTATCCTTATTGGTGGCATACTTCCATTTGGAGCTGTATTCATCGAGCTATTCTTCATCCTCACCTCAATCTGGTTGCAGCAGTTCTATTACATATTTGGTTTCCTCTTCATTGTGCTCGTCATTCTTATCATCACCTGTGCCGAGATCACCATTGTGCTCTGCTATTTCCAGCTATGCAGCGAGGACTACCTTTGGTGGTGGAGATCATACCTCACTTCAGGGTCATCGGCTCTCTACCTATTCCTTTATGCAGCATTCTATTTCTTCACGAAGCTCGAGATCACAAAGCCCGTATCTGGTATGCTGTACTTCGGCTACATGTTGATTGCATCATATGCTTTCTTTGTCTTGACTGGCACAATTGGGTTCTACGCATGCTTCTGGTTCACGAGGCTCATCTACTCATCAGTGAAGATTGACTAA
- the LOC104109066 gene encoding probable cyclic nucleotide-gated ion channel 5 produces the protein MFDCGSKSQYLGGQREKFVRLDDLDSRLSSPSASLTTNKCGFNIDGLKRSGHAANSPSRSFKRGMKKGSEGLKSILGFGVSRAVFPEDLKVSEKKIFDPQDKFLLLWNKLFVVSCILAVSVDPLFFYLPVFDNKSNCLQIDRKLTVIATTLRTVIDAFYLIHMTLQFRTAYIAPSSRVFGRGELVIDPGQIAKRYLRFYFIIDFLAVIPLPQIVVWRFLQSSTGSDVLATKQALLYIILLQYIPRFVRVIPLTSELKRTTGVFAETAWAGAASYLLLYMLASHIVGSFWYLLSVERYDTCWQQACTHNATCNTDFLYCGNQYMTGYNSWSSISDKVLNDACPANSDDSPFDFGIFDQALSSGIIYSMKFVSKYCYCLWWGLQNLSTLGQGLQTSTYPGESIFSIGLAILGLILFALLIGNMQTYLQSLTIRLEEMRVKRRDSEQWMHHRLLPQDLRERVRRYDQYKWQETRGVDEENIVQSLPKDLRRDIKRHLCLALVKRVPLFENMDERLLDAICERLKPCLYIENTYIVREGDPVDEMLFIIRGRLESVTTDGGRSGFFNRSLLKEGDFCGEELLTWALDPKSGSNLPSSTRTVKALTEVEAFALTADELKFVASQFRRLHSRQVQHTFRFYSQQWRTWAAIFIQAAWRRYTKRKLMELQRKEEEEAEALAAASGNSGGATYSIRATFLASRFAANALRGVHRNRNLKSARELVKLQKPPEPDFSADAD, from the exons ATGTTCGACTGCGGTTCCAAGTCCCAATATTTGGGGGGACAGCGGGAGAAGTTCGTAAG GTTGGATGACTTGGATTCCAGACTATCCTCTCCTTCCGCGTCACTAACAACAAATAAATGCGGCTTTAACATCGACGGTCTAAAACGTTCGGGCCATGCGGCTAACAGTCCGTCAAGGTCTTTTAAGAGAGGAATGAAAAAAGGATCTGAAGGACTTAAATCAATACTCGGCTTTGGTGTATCTCGGGCTGTATTTCCTGAAGATCTGAAAGTTTCAGAGAAGAAGATTTTTGACCCTCAAGATAAATTCCTTCTCTTATGGAATAAGTTGTTTGTTGTGTCATGTATTCTAGCCGTGTCGGTGGATCCACTGTTTTTCTACCTTCCAGTTTTTGATAATAAGTCAAATTGCCTTCAGATTGACAGGAAGCTCACTGTCATAGCCACTACCCTACGTACAGTGATTGATGCTTTCTATCTTATTCACATGACTCTTCAGTTTCGCACGGCTTATATTGCACCATCATCTCGAGTTTTTGGACGGGGCGAACTTGTGATAGATCCTGGACAGATTGCTAAAAGATACTTGCGGTTCTATTTTATCATCGATTTTCTTGCTGTGATTCCCTTGCCTCAG ATTGTGGTGTGGAGATTCCTGCAAAGCTCAACAGGTTCTGATGTCCTAGCTACGAAGCAAGCTTTGCTTTACATCATTTTGCTTCAGTACATCCCCAGATTTGTCAGAGTTATACCCTTAACTTCGGAACTGAAAAGAACTACTGGTGTCTTTGCTGAAACCGCATGGGCTGGTGCTGCGTCCTATTTGCTGTTGTACATGCTTGCTAGTCAT ATAGTTGGGTCATTTTGGTACTTGCTATCTGTGGAGCGCTATGACACATGCTGGCAGCAAGCTTGTACACACAATGCAACATGCAACACTGATTTCTTGTATTGTGGCAATCAGTACATGACGGGTTATAATAGTTGGAGCAGCATAAGTGACAAAGTTTTGAATGATGCTTGCCCCGCAAATAGTGACGACTCACCGTTTGATTTTGGGATCTTTGATCAGGCTTTGTCATCTGGCATTATTTACTCCATGAAATTCGTGTCTAAATATTGTTATTGTCTATGGTGGGGGCTGCAGAATTTGAG TACCCTTGGACAGGGACTTCAAACTAGCACATATCCTGGGGAGTCAATATTCTCTATAGGATTGGCGATACTTGGGCTCATTCTCTTTGCATTATTAATCGGTAACATGCAG ACATATCTACAATCTCTTACTATTCGACTCGAGGAGATGAGGGTTAAAAGGCGTGACTCAGAACAGTGGATGCATCATCGCTTGCTCCCACAAGATCTCCGAGAACGGGTTAGGCGCTATGATCAGTACAAGTGGCAGGAAACACGAGGAGTGGATGAAGAGAATATAGTCCAGAGTTTGCCCAAGGATCTTAGGAGGGATATCAAGCGTCATCTTTGTCTGGCTCTAGTGAAGAGG GTACCTCTATTTGAGAATATGGATGAAAGATTGCTCGATGCTATTTGTGAGCGTCTAAAACCCTGTTTGTATATCGAGAATACTTACATTGTTCGAGAAGGAGATCCAGTGGATGAGATGCTCTTCATCATACGAGGTCGGCTTGAGAGTGTCACAACTGACGGTGGGAGAAGTGGTTTCTTCAACCGCAGTTTATTAAAAGAAGGCGACTTTTGTGGAGAGGAACTTCTAACATGGGCGCTAGACCCAAAATCCGGTTCTAATCTCCCATCTTCAACTCGTACAGTGAAAGCTCTGACGGAAGTGGAGGCTTTCGCTCTAACAGCAGACGAGTTGAAATTCGTTGCCAGTCAGTTCAGAAGGCTTCACAGTAGACAGGTTCAGCACACATTCCGATTCTACTCACAGCAATGGAGGACTTGGGCTGCTATTTTCATCCAAGCAGCATGGAGGCGGTACACCAAGAGGAAACTTATGGAACTCCAAcggaaggaagaagaagaagccgAGGCATTGGCTGCAGCTAGTGGCAATTCTGGTGGCGCCACTTACAGTATCCGAGCAACGTTCTTGGCATCGAGATTTGCAGCAAATGCTCTCCGAGGTGTTCATAGGAATCGAAATCTCAAGAGTGCTAGGGAGTTGGTGAAGCTGCAGAAGCCTCCAGAGCCAGATTTTAGTGCAGATGCAGATTGA